The stretch of DNA TTCCGTTAAAACCCTGCTTTCTGGTGATTTCCTGAGACTGCTCAACCGATGTCGTTTTGGTTTTAACCTCTTCCCAGGAAACGTATTCGTCTGCTTTCCCGGCAGGCCCGAGGGTAAACTCGTTCTGATTAAGCAGAACATAGCTTTGATTAATGCCTTCGTTGTCTTTTGTGATGACATCAACAGGATTTTTGGACGAGTAGGAAAGCAGGTTGGCCGTTTCATGGTTGGGCTTGTAATAAGACCCGGGCTGGTTGCCGGGGATATAGCGGATCACACCGGAATTATCGGGCCTGTCCGGAAAAACAACCATTATCGTTCCTTCCGGTTTATCCGGAACGCTATCAGGACCTGTATAGGTTGGGTATTCCCACACGGTGTAGCCAAGTTCCAGCAGGACGACATAATCATCCATTTCGGCGTAGGCGTTTGAACCAAACTCTAACGACTGAATAGAGCCAAATTTTTTAGTGAAGTTATTGCCATAGGTTTTTTCGATACTGGATTTCAGCATCGCCAGTTTCTTTTTCCCCAAGGATAGCGATGTCTTATCTGAATAGGACCAGTCTCTGGAGATATCAAGCTGCATGTTGGTGCTTGTACTCAGCTTATTCTGATAAAGAACATAGCTGTCACGGTTGTTATTAACATTCAGGGTGTCTGTTACCTTACCTTCGTCGTTCATCCACCAGTCTTCATGCTTTGGTGGCTCATTAATCAGGGCAAGAATCTGTCGGGTCGCATTCCGCCTGAATTTTTTTGGAGGGCCAACCCGGACACTGTTACCGGAAAAGTCGCCAAGCGCTACCGACAGATGGCCTCCGATCCATTTATTCGGGCCGGAGGAGTAGCCAAGAATCTGTTGTTTATTCGTACGGGCTTTGGTTTCAGTGATTTTTTTGAGATCCGTGGCAACTGAAAAAACACCCAGTGATGCACAAGTGACACAAGTCTGATCGGATGGTCTCCAGGCTGCAACGATCTCACTGGTCAGGTCGCCATTCAGATCGCCTACCTGTACATCAAGCAAGCTCCAGAATGAGCCGTCTGGCCAGTTTGTCCTTTCAGAAGCAATAAAGTCTTTGGACTGATAACCACCATTGGCAAGCAACTGTGATGCAGACAAATCGTAGCTGTAGATATTAAACGCCAGTTTTGATTCACCGTTTGCCAGAGTACCCGCTGTACCAACCACCACCTCGTTAACAAGGTCCAGGTTAAAGTCACTCACAGCAACACTGGTATAGGTATAATCCCATTCTTCCTTGGCCTGAAGGCTTCCAAGTTGACTGTGACTCAGTAAATCCGGCGTGATGGAATAAACCGTCAATTCCGGAGTCACCGTCGGTATTGACGACTGGTTGCGGATATTATGACTATCCGAGGCCCTGCTCCATGCAACAATCACTTCATCAGCCTGATTGCCATTCAAATCGCCACTGGCCAGATCGATCTGGCCAGCGACATAGGGTTTATCTGACTGATAGGCCGGGCGACCAATGGCAAGATTGCCAACCTTGTCGACGCGGGTCTTTTCTTCCAGTACGCCATTTTCACCGACGTGAAATATTTGCAGAACCAGTGGCGTCGTTTTAGAAGAAGAGCCAGCGTCTTTGCTCCATGCAACAGCCAGCTGCACGCCGTCTCCACTGTAATTCCCTGCTGTGGATGCCACCTGGGGGTAGAAGTTGTTATTTTTGAAGGCATCGCCTTGATAGATGGTTCCCAGCCGGGGCTTATTATCTTCGAAGTCGATATACTGAATGTTTAAATGGGTATCCACCCAGACCAGCATCACTTCATCTTTTTCATCATCGTCGTAATCCGCGATCGCCATGCTGATGGCCATTCGTGGTTCAGTGTCGTTTTCTTTTACATTGGAAAGGCTTTTAAGAATTTCGGATGTTTCACCCACGCCCGCATGGATAATAACCTTGCCTTCTTTGGCGTTATAGCTGGCGATAACAAGATCGGAGCGCCCATCGCCGTTAATATCTCCGGCGACAACGTCCAGATTAAAGGAAAATGCGGACTGATTATAAAATGTATTCAGCTGAAAGCTGGCTGGCAGCGCCTGTGCTTTCTGATCCAGCGAAATAAACGCTTCCGATTCGCTGTTATCTGTTTTGGCACTGTAGGTGGCAGCCGCAAGCTGTAAAGACTGTGGAAATTCTCTGGCAGTATCAATCGGTGTTTTTCCGCCTGCAGCCGGGGCTGTCCAGACCATTGCAATGTCGTTGGACTGGACAAGCTGATAGTTACCTTCAAATGGATTTGTAGCCGGTGTCACCGCTGTTCCATACGCCTGCGTGTAAGAAGCGGGTTGTTGAGATCTGGACAGTGAGGCCGGGGATTTTGATGAATCAGAAAAGCAACCTGATAGCAGTAACGGAACGAGCACTATTGAAATCACATTCTTCATGATGTTTGCTAAAACCTCTCGTCCTGATTGAGATTGTGTTCCGGTGAACTTCCTTTATCGGAAGCTCACCGGGATGCATGACACTATTCTTTTGAACATGACAAAAATGAGAACGAATGCAAAATTCTCTACTGAATCTCGTTCGTTATAGGAATAGCCGTACCTTCAACCGGCAACTTGAAGTGGGTGTTCAGGTCCTCCAGCCGGTGTTCCTTTTCCAGCGCTTTCAAGTCCACGGAGTAGACGAGTGGAGACGTGTACATACGCACGTAAAACATCTTCTGGCTCAGGTCCGACACTGTGACCCACTGGGTATAGTCTTCCGGAATGCTGGTCTGACCATCTATCGGTTCCGCTGAATTGCGGGTAGTGCCTTTGGGAATATCCACAGTGTTGAGTACGTGAAAAGCCAGTGTCGAAGCCTGCTCCTTTGAGTCAACGGGTGTTGAGAAGTTGGTCATCATAGATGTCCTGACAAAACGGTCCACGGGGGTTGGGCTACCGGGAAGACCCTGTAGACCGGTACCCTGGGAAACGGTCTCGCAGGTAAAACGATGGCCGCGGAAGCCTTTGTGAGACTTCGGGTTCTGGGCATTAACCGGAGAGAGATTGACGTAGTTGCTGATGACGTTTTCCTGCTGCCAGCCAATCAGCGGATCATTGGTCAGGGTACCGATGGGGTTCAGGTCGGAAATGTGTAACTGCCCGTCCACAAATTCCAGTACGATGGCATTGCCTTCGACATCCTGTACCGGAAAGTGAAACCGGAAAGCGGACTGTATCTGCTCAAACGGATCAACCACCCGGAGCCTGTCAGGGTTATGGTTTCCCCGGGTCAGCGTGGGGGATAGCTGATTCACCTCAAGACCATCAATCACCTCCTGACAGCTTCTGCAACGGGATAAAATCCAGGTGGTGAGGTATGGATAAAACAGTGCGTTGTTGGCACGTTTTTTCCCGTCTGACTGTTCGAAAGGCTGGTACTGGCTTTGTGCCAGAACCATTGTGCCTGTGGTTAATCCATGGGTATTCATACCGTTGGTCGCTACAATGTCGCTATGGAAGGCGTTCAGTGCGGTAAAACCATACAGTCCCTTCCATGAATACATGCTGTTAAGGTCAGGCAGGTCTGTTCTTAAAGTAATGTCCGGCGCGGCTTCCAGATGTGCGATGACCTCTTGCCCCGGATTCTGGTTGTATTCAAAGCCCGGCGAGCGAAAAAACAACTCTGAATCCAGTTC from Endozoicomonas sp. NE40 encodes:
- a CDS encoding FG-GAP repeat protein, with the protein product MTPATNPFEGNYQLVQSNDIAMVWTAPAAGGKTPIDTAREFPQSLQLAAATYSAKTDNSESEAFISLDQKAQALPASFQLNTFYNQSAFSFNLDVVAGDINGDGRSDLVIASYNAKEGKVIIHAGVGETSEILKSLSNVKENDTEPRMAISMAIADYDDDEKDEVMLVWVDTHLNIQYIDFEDNKPRLGTIYQGDAFKNNNFYPQVASTAGNYSGDGVQLAVAWSKDAGSSSKTTPLVLQIFHVGENGVLEEKTRVDKVGNLAIGRPAYQSDKPYVAGQIDLASGDLNGNQADEVIVAWSRASDSHNIRNQSSIPTVTPELTVYSITPDLLSHSQLGSLQAKEEWDYTYTSVAVSDFNLDLVNEVVVGTAGTLANGESKLAFNIYSYDLSASQLLANGGYQSKDFIASERTNWPDGSFWSLLDVQVGDLNGDLTSEIVAAWRPSDQTCVTCASLGVFSVATDLKKITETKARTNKQQILGYSSGPNKWIGGHLSVALGDFSGNSVRVGPPKKFRRNATRQILALINEPPKHEDWWMNDEGKVTDTLNVNNNRDSYVLYQNKLSTSTNMQLDISRDWSYSDKTSLSLGKKKLAMLKSSIEKTYGNNFTKKFGSIQSLEFGSNAYAEMDDYVVLLELGYTVWEYPTYTGPDSVPDKPEGTIMVVFPDRPDNSGVIRYIPGNQPGSYYKPNHETANLLSYSSKNPVDVITKDNEGINQSYVLLNQNEFTLGPAGKADEYVSWEEVKTKTTSVEQSQEITRKQGFNGSFTKFISFGLDIETQSKYTEKQLSTLDLSYQDSTSIHIYLSSFPDRDYSFSVTPWVYWSQLGYLVVDYKVDIPDTREKRGWYKTYGELPDPAFALPMRSKDLTDPYRQYSREIGFDLDESGKPVAIEAQIHNYSLLDNSIKVAVRCYDGDPATGGKQIDKDVTVQLAGKQTTKTARLTWSPDDSETAYKIYCVIDPDNTLKEIHEWNNTAWANWPMNEVNE
- a CDS encoding linear amide C-N hydrolase, whose product is MCTDFSISTKDNEVVVGRSMELGIELDSELFFRSPGFEYNQNPGQEVIAHLEAAPDITLRTDLPDLNSMYSWKGLYGFTALNAFHSDIVATNGMNTHGLTTGTMVLAQSQYQPFEQSDGKKRANNALFYPYLTTWILSRCRSCQEVIDGLEVNQLSPTLTRGNHNPDRLRVVDPFEQIQSAFRFHFPVQDVEGNAIVLEFVDGQLHISDLNPIGTLTNDPLIGWQQENVISNYVNLSPVNAQNPKSHKGFRGHRFTCETVSQGTGLQGLPGSPTPVDRFVRTSMMTNFSTPVDSKEQASTLAFHVLNTVDIPKGTTRNSAEPIDGQTSIPEDYTQWVTVSDLSQKMFYVRMYTSPLVYSVDLKALEKEHRLEDLNTHFKLPVEGTAIPITNEIQ